The following coding sequences lie in one Lolium perenne isolate Kyuss_39 chromosome 2, Kyuss_2.0, whole genome shotgun sequence genomic window:
- the LOC127328968 gene encoding transcription factor AS1-like — MAAEAYDGRRSSPPPLAELAECCRELDEGHHAWAAHRKEAAWRLKRVELQLESERACRRREAAEEFEAKMRALWKGWIPILLFV; from the exons ATGGCGGCCGAAGCGTATGATGGCCGAAGGTCCTCCCCTCCTCCTCTGGCGGAGCTGGCCGAGTGCTGCCGGGAGCTGGACGAGGGGCACCACGCGTGGGCGGCGCACCGGAAGGAGGCGGCGTGGAGGCTCAAGCGCGTGGAGCTCCAGCTGGAGTCGGAGCGCGCGTGCCGGCGGCGCGAGGCCGCGGAGGAGTTCGAGGCCAAGATGCGCGCGCTGTGGAAGG GATGGATCCCAATTCTACTTTTTGTTTGA
- the LOC127328969 gene encoding cytochrome P450 81Q32-like codes for MLTLHKSEPEMYTDTFIAALVAVSLARTSTTHASILKLYHVLVNAHVINRDPATWGPAPDEFRPERFEHGAVDGKLMISFGMGRRKCPGESLAMRTMGLVLGTLIQCFDWKRVGDEDVDMAASSGTVMLKTHPLEALCTPRPGLHALLHHI; via the coding sequence ATGCTCACGCTGCACAAGTCAGAGCCGGAGATGTACACGGACACTTTCATCGCCGCCCTCGTCGCCGTGAGTCTCGCACGCACAAGCACAACACATGCTTCCATTCTCAAGCTCTACCACGTGCTCGTCAACGCACACGTCATCAACCGCGACCCGGCCACGTGGGGCCCGGCGCCGGACGAGTTCAGGCCAGAGAGGTTCGAGCACGGCGCCGTGGACGGGAAGCTCATGATATCCTTCGGGATGGGCCGCCGCAAGTGCCCCGGGGAGAGCCTCGCCATGAGGACCATGGGCCTGGTTCTTGGCACGCTCATCCAGTGCTTCGACTGGAAAAGGGTTGGGGATGAAGACGTCGACATGGCCGCCAGCTCTGGCACCGTCATGCTCAAGACTCACCCTCTCGAAGCCCTATGCACACCGCGACCAGGCTTGCATGCCCTCCTTCACCATATCTGA
- the LOC139835684 gene encoding uncharacterized protein, translating into MATDGTLSPPSTIGALSSSTTGAISAPSSLGALSASTISASTLSSMGTLPAGSMFSSAGFGGASSSTTTVAAPFHFGNLLTVKLGSDNYLLWRSAILPLLRSHFLMGYVDGTYPCPPERVLVQFEGRPAAIPNPEHRAWVMQDQALLSGINSSLTPAVGGLVMFAATAQEAWVTLRDSFDTHFSAQSVHIRGQLQKMEKQTSSITTYFNKIKALSDSLTAMGQPLAQEDFVAYVLNGLDEDYDNLAENINGRETPISTRELHARLLSTEQRVESHRAAALQSGASANAAYRGGGRVWYMDTGATDHLTGELDKLKASRNRITGRTMCTPQMVKDRDTREIILSGRSHGALYPVGGRGPPVSSLHKGYKCLHVPSNRVYISRDVIFDENVFPFAHMPSTNTSVDPTSTPVSIDQFADIAYSPSLLPNHGAGTARGARLELLDQPSTPPDDHVDHVDSADPSPMQLHARAGSSPPDLPGGSPATSARASSPGPSASPPAADAPASPLSAGPSSPGPAQVSPAAPPDADATTSGRSLPSQQPSVPPRPVTRSRTGHSRPKVWTDGSVAWLTACSAHGISDPSSEPTSHHDAMRIPHWREAMETEYQALLRNETRRLVPPRPGINVIDSKWVFKIKRHSDGSIERYKARLVAKGFKQRYGLDYEDTFSPVIKPTTIRLLLSLAVSRSWHLRQLDVQNAFLHGVLEEEVYMHQPPGFVDSAHPQHLCRLVKALYGLKQAPRAWHARLGSVLRDHGFVPSSADTSLFMLRRPDITMYLLVYVDDIIVVSSSPSAVGRLVHGLQSAFAVKDLGSLRFFLGIEVSDVSQGLALTQKKYALDILRRAGMLECKSASTPMTVTDCLSTADGDLLTSDEATTYRSIVGGLQYLLVTRPDISFAVNKVCQYMQTPRQPHWSAVKRILRYISSTISHGIHLRRSSSSLLSAFSDADWAGDSDDRRSTGGHAIFYGPNLIAWSARKQATVSRSSTESEYKALANATAELIWVQSLLQELGVPQARPPILWCDSIGATYLSSNPVFHARTKHIEVDHHFVRERVAQKLLHIKFISSKDQLADIFTKPLPLPQFSACRRNLSLLDTAKIEGGC; encoded by the exons ATGGCCACCGACGGGACTCTGTCTCCGCCGTCCACCATCGGCGCTCTCTCCTCGTCGACTACTGGCGCGATCTCCGCGCCGTCTAGCCTTGGGGCTCTCTCTGCCTCGACTATCAGCGCATCTACGCTGTCCTCCATGGGTACCCTTCCCGCCGGGAGCATGTTCTCCTCGGCAGGCTTCGGGGGTGCTTCGTCGTCAACTACCACCGTCGCGGCGCCGTTCCACTTTGGCAACCTCCTGACGGTCAAGCTCGGCAGCGACAACTACCTGCTGTGGCGTTCTGCCATCCTCCCGCTGCTGCGATCTCACTTCTTGATGGGGTACGTAGATGGGACGTACCCGTGCCCGCCGGAGCGTGTCCTTGTACAGTTCGAGGGGCGCCCCGCAGCGATCCCCAATCCCGAGCACCGGGCCTGGGTGATGCAAGACCAGGCGCTGCTGTCAGGGATCAACTCCTCCCTGACTCCTGCCGTTGGTGGCCTGGTGATGTTTGCCGCCACGGCGCAGGAGGCCTGGGTGACTCTCCGTGACTCCTTCGATACCCACTTCAGTGCGCAATCCGTGCATATCCGTGGGCAACTGCAGAAGATGGAGAAGCAAACCTCGTCGATCACGACGTACTTCAACAAGATCAAGGCCCTGTCGGACTCTCTCACTGCAATGGGCCAGCCTCTAGCTCAGGAGGACTTCGTCGCCTATGTTCTCAATGGGCTTGACGAGGATTACGACAATCTGGCCGAGAACATCAATGGCCGCGAGACACCGATCTCCACACGTGAACTCCACGCTCGCCTGCTGTCCACCGAGCAGCGTGTCGAGAGCCACCGTGCAGCCGCTCTCCAAAGTGGCGCCTCGGCGAATGCCGCGTACCGTGGCGGTGGCCGTG TTTGGTACATGGATACTGGCGCCACTGATCATCTTACTGGCGAGCTGGACAAGCTTAAGGCGTCAAGGAACCGTATCACGGGAAGGACCATGTGCACACCGCAAATGGTCAAG GACCGAGATACGAGGGAAATCATTCTTAGTGGTCGGAGTCATGGTGCCCTCTATCCAGTTGGTGGCCGAGGGCCCCCGGTCAG CTCCTTACATAAAGGCTACAAATGTTTGCATGTCCCGTCCAATAGAGTCTATATTTCTCGCGATGTCATATTCGATGAGAATGTTTTCCCCTTTGCACATATGCCTTCTACCAATACATCTGTTGACCCCACTTCTACACCAGTTTCCATTGACCAATTTGCAGATATTGCGTATTCTCCTTCCTTGCTTCCTAACCATGGTGCAGGAACCGCTCGAGGAGCTCGGCTGGAGCTTCTGGATCAGCCGTCCACGCCCCCTGATGATCACGTCGATCATGTTGACAGTGCGGACCCCAGCCCCATGCAGCTCCATGCACGGGCTGGCTCTTCCCCGCCCGATCTGCCTGGTGGCAGCCCCGCCACTTCGGCCCGCGCCTCGTCTCCGGGTCCGTCTGCTTCGCCCCCGGCGGCAGATGCCCCTGCGTCGCCACTCTCGGCTGGCCCATCCTCGCCTGGGCCGGCCCAGGTGTCTCCTGCTGCACCTCCTGACGCCGACGCGACGACAAGCGGGCGTTCGCTGCCGTCTCAGCAGCCGTCTGTACCACCGCGGCCAGTCACTCGCAGCCGCACCGGCCACTCTCGGCCCAAGGTCTGGACAGATGGGTCCGTTGCCTGGCTGACGGCGTGTTCTGCTCATGGTATCTCCGATCCGTCTTCTGAGCCGACTTCTCATCACGATGCTATGCGTATACCGCACTGGCGTGAGGCGATGGAGACTGAATATCAGGCCCTTCTTCGCAATGAGACCCGGCGGCTGGTTCCTCCTCGTCCAGGTATCAATGTCATTGACTCTAAGTGGGTCTTCAAGATCAAGCGTCACTCCGACGGGTCCATTGAGCGCTACAAAGCGCGCCTGGTTGCCAAGGGATTCAAACAGCGGTATGGACTGGACTATGAAGATACTTTCAGCCCTGTCATTAAGCCCACCACTATTCGCCTTCTGCTCTCTCTTGCAGTCTCGCGTAGTTGGCATCTTCGGcaacttgatgttcagaatgcattCCTCCATGGTGTTCTTGAGGAGGAGGTCTACATGCATCAGCCGCCTGGGTTTGTTGATTCAGCTCATCCTCAGCATCTCTGTCGTTTGGTCAAAGCTCTCTATGGGCTTAAACAGGCGCCCCGTGCCTGGCATGCTCGCCTTGGGAGTGTTCTTCGGGATCATGGCTTTGTTCCTTCCAGTGCCGACACCTCCCTCTTTATGCTTCGTCGTCCGGATATCACCATGTATCTCTTGGTCTATGTCGACGACATCATTGTGGTGAGCTCTTCGCCTTCTGCGGTTGGTCGTCTTGTTCATGGTTTACAGTCTGCGTTTGCGGTGAAGGATTTGGGCTCTCTTCGCTTTTTTCTGGGGATAGAGGTTTCTGATGTCTCTCAGGGTCTCGCTCTTACTCAGAAGAAGTATGCTCTTGATATTCTTCGCCGTGCTGGTATGCTTGAGTGCAAGTCAGCCTCTACTCCTATGACTGTGACTGACTGTTTGTCTACTGCTGATGGGGATCTCTTGACATCTGATGAGGCTACTACCTATCGCAGCATTGTTGGTGGTTTGCAGTATTTACTAGTCACAcggcctgatatctcgtttgcaGTTAATAAAGTGTGTCAGTATATGCAGACTCCTCGTCAACCTCACTGGTCTGCTGTGAAGCGTATTCTTCGCTACATCAGCTCTACCATCTCACATGGGATTCATCTTCGGCGCTCCTCTTCTAGTCTTTTGTCAGCATTCTCTGATGCAGACTGGGCTGGGGACTCTGATgacaggcgatccacggggggacaTGCCATCTTCTATGGGCCTAACTTGATCGCCTGGAGTGCACGGAAACAAGCTACAGTGTCGCGTTCTAGTACGGAGTCTGAGTACAAGGCTCTTGCTAATGCCACTGCTGAGTTGATTTGGGTACAGTCGTTGCTTCAGGAGCTAGGAGTACCACAGGCTCGTCCACCGATTCTATGGTGTGACAGTATTGGAGCTACGTACTTATCATCTAACCCTGTGTTTCATGCTCGGACTAAGCATATTGAGGTTGATCATCATTTTGTACGAGAGAGAGTTGCACAGAAGCTTCTACATATCAAGTTCATCTCATCTAAAGATCAACTTGCGGACATCTTCACCAAGCCGTTGCCTTTGCCACAGTTCTCGGCCTGCCGGCGCAATCTCAGCCTTCTTGATACGGctaagattgagggagggtgttag